Genomic segment of Peribacillus frigoritolerans:
CACCGGTTGAAACCATGATTTACCTTGGTGGCGGAAAATTGGTTGAAGTTGGGTATGCAAACGAAGGGAAGGCAGAACATATTGCGGATGCCATTAATGAAAATACTGCCGCCATTTTATATGTGAAATCGCATCATGCTGTTCAGAAAAATATGATATCGGTCGAAGAAGCGTGGGAAGTGGCCAAAAAGAATAGTATCCCTCTGATTGTCGATGCAGCAGCTGAGGAGGATTTGAAAAAATATGTACAATTCTCCGACTTGGCGATCTATAGTGGATCAAAAGCCATTGAAGGACCCACGTCAGGTATCGTTGCTGGCAGAAAAAAATATATCGAATGGGTAAAGGTTCAACTGCACTGTATCGGAAGGAGCATGAAGGTTGGAAAGGAAACTACCTTTGGGCTGCTTCAGGCATTGGATGAGTATTTTGTCAAGATAGATAATAGCGAAAAAGAAAAAGCTAGTTTACAAGTTCTCACATCACTTGACTCCATTGATGGCGTAAAAGTAACGATAGTGCAGGATGAAGCCGGCCGCGCCATATATAGAGCCCGTATTTCCATTGATCCTTTGATAACGAAAACGACGGCGAAAGAAGTGAACGAGCAGCTCAGAAATGGGAATATTGCCATTTATACACGTGATTATGGGATACGGCAAGGCTTTTTCGATATAGATCCGCGTCCATTGCAGGGTGATGATATAAATGTCATTGAAGCACAATTAAGAACCATATTAGGAGGAAAACAAGGATGACAAACATAAATAAACGGTTATTGAATGATCGTGTAGCCTTAAATGTACTTGCAAATAGTGTGGAAAATGCAGTGGAAGTCTTTGAAGCTGCGGAAGGCCATGTATTGGTTGGTGTACTCTCAAAGGATTATCCAACTGTCGAAGCTGGTGTTACAGCAATGAAAGAATACGGGGAAGCCATTGATGAGGCCGTTTCAATAGGATTGGGCGCGGGCGATAATAGACAGGCAGCAGTTGTCGCAGAAATAGCAAAATACTATCCAGGCAGTCATATTAATCAGGTTTTTCCGGCTGTTGGTGCTACGAGGGCCAATTTAGGCGATAAGGATAGCTGGATAAATTCTCTTGTTTCTCCAACTGGGAAAGTCGGTTATGTGAATATCTCCACTGGTCCAGTAAGTGCAGGTGCAAGTGAAACTGCCATTGTGCCTATCAAAGCTGCCATTGCGCTTGTTCGCGATATGGGTGGAAATGCTTTGAAATACTTCCCGATGAAAGGCCTGAAGCATGAAGATGAATATCGTGCTGTTGCAAAAGCTTGTGGTGAAGAGGGGTTTGCATTGGAACCGACAGGTGGAATCGATTTAAGTAATTTCGAGACCATATTAGAAATTGCATTAGAAGCAAAAGTGCCTAAAGTCATTCCCCATGTATATTCTTCCATCATCGATGAAGAGACTGGTAAAACGAATGGGGAGGATGTACGGAAATTATTGGCCATGACAAAAAAATTGGTTGAAAAATATGCCTAAAAGGATTGTGGCATTCGGGGAAGTTATGATGCGTTTGCAGGTACCAGGGTATGAATTGCTATCACAGGCTAACACTCTGCAATACTCCTTTTCGGGCACGGGAGTAAACGTAGCTTCTGCGATGACAAAACTAGGACATGATGGGTATGTTGTGACCAAGTTACCGGATAACCCACTTGGGGATTCAGCGATTTCAGCTTTGCAGCGCTTAGGAATTGGAAGGAACTTCATCTCTAGAGGCGGCAAATACATGGGGATGTACTTTTTGGAAAATGGATTTGGACAGCGGGCGAGCCGTGTCACATATTCCAATCGACTGGAAAGCAGTTTTAATACAGCCACCTTATCCGATTATGATATGGATATGATTTCGGAAAGTACGGATATCATCCATTTTTGCGGAATCACGCTCGCAATGGCGGAAAATGTACGGGAAAGTATGAAGGCGCTGGCTGGAAAAGTCAAAGAAAGAGGCGGTACAGTCTGTTTCGATTGCAATTACCGTCCCTCTTTATGGGAGGGAGGTTACGCTGACGCAAAGCCTCATTATGAAGAAATGCTTTCTTTGGCTGATATCGTCATGATGAATGAGAAAGACGCCCTATATATTTTAGGAATGAAGTCAGAAAGCTCCACAAGGGAAGAGCAGCTTATTGAGTTGATCCCTGAAGTGGCCAAGAAATTCAATATTCAATCGATAGCAGGGACACATCGTTCGATCAACAGTGATAATAGCCATACATTGAGGGGGTATATATACAAGGAAGTGACATTTTACTTTTCCGATATCCTATCATTTTCCGTATATGATAGAATAGGTTCAGGCGATGCCTACACCAGCGGAATCCTGCATGGCGAATTGCTAGGATTTTCCCCTGAAAAGGCAGTTCGGTTTGCGGCTGTATCAGGAATGCTGGCATGTACTGTCGTTGGAGATACTCCTTTGGCAACCGAAAAGGAGATACTCTCGGCAATGGAAGGTAAAATGGAAGATATTAAGAGATAAAGGCAGGAGATTAGGAATGAATGTGAACAGAAAAAATGGACCGATGTATTTACAGATAAAAGAAATTTTAAAGGATCGTATTTTACATGGGGTTTATGCCATCGACACAAACATTCCCTCTGAGCCTCTTTTGGAAGAAGAATTTAACGTAAGTAAGGTAACTGTCCGAAATGCAATCAAAGAACTAGTTCAAGAAGGGTATGTTGAAAAGAAAAGCGGCAAAGGCACTAGAGTCATAGCTAATGGTTCGATTGTCAAACTTTCAAAAGGAAAGCGTTTCACAGAGCTGTTGGTGGAGGAAGGGCACTCCATTTTAAAAAAGGTGTTAAACATAAGTCATGTTGACCTTTCTTCAGACTCTAAGCTGCATTCTTTATTTGGTGACCATTGCTTAAGTATCGAACGGATATATTTATTGGACAATGAACCTTATATTTACTTTACACATTATGTTTCACTTGATTTAAACCAAGAAGAGATAGAAGAGGTCCAAATCAATTCTTTGTACCGCTTTTTGGAAGATCAAAACGTCAAACTTGAAATATTCAGAGATGAGTTTGCCGTTGCTATCGCTCCGGATCACATTTGCGAAACACTGAAAATCGAAAACAATAGTCCAGTACTAAAGAGGATTCGGATTTCCAGTGATGGGGACGGAAATGTTAAGGAATACAGTGAAGGATATTACAACACGGCTAAACAGAACTACATTGTGACATATAACGAGCCGGTACAATAATCCCATTTATTGTATTGGTTTGATTGTAAGCGATTTCTTGGGAATGGGGAGAACATATGGATCTATATTTATTAGGAATCACGCTGATAGCAATCGTAATAGTTATTTTGGGGGTATCATGGTGGAAATGGCATGCATTCATTAGCTTGACTGTAGCCAGTTTATTTTTAGCGGTTTTTTCTGGACTGCCAATGGACAAGATTGTCGGAGCTTATGAAACGGGTGTCGGAGCGGTCCTTGGTCACCTTATTGGAATATTGGCCTTAGGGACCATCTTAGGAAAGATGATGTCCGACTCTGGAGCCGGGATGCAGGTTGCTGACTTTTTCATTAATAAATTCGGCGTGAAAAAACTGCCATGGGCCATGCTTTTATCTGGTTTCATCATCGGCATTCCCGTATTTTTCGAGGTTGGTTTAGTAATATTGCTGCCTTTGGTCATTTCCATTCGGAAATCTACCAAAGTGAACATCTTGTTAATTGGTATTCCAGTACTTGCTGGTTTATCGATCGTACATGGGCTGGTACCTCCGCATCCTGGAGCCATGACAGCCATTGGAATTTATAATGCTAACATGGGACAAGTACTTCTGTACTCATTGATCATCGCATTCCCGACTGCTGTAATTGCGGGACCTCTATTCGCAAGATGGATTCATAAACGGGTCATTCCTGTTGGAGAACCGGAATTGATCCGGGTGGAAACAAAGTCAAGTGGATTACCAGGCACTGGTGTTTCGT
This window contains:
- a CDS encoding gluconate:H+ symporter, with translation MDLYLLGITLIAIVIVILGVSWWKWHAFISLTVASLFLAVFSGLPMDKIVGAYETGVGAVLGHLIGILALGTILGKMMSDSGAGMQVADFFINKFGVKKLPWAMLLSGFIIGIPVFFEVGLVILLPLVISIRKSTKVNILLIGIPVLAGLSIVHGLVPPHPGAMTAIGIYNANMGQVLLYSLIIAFPTAVIAGPLFARWIHKRVIPVGEPELIRVETKSSGLPGTGVSFFIILLPVLLMVLTVVAPYVPIPGAIEKFLLFIGSPVIALLISCFAAYYFLGYRQGMDKSLIKKLTEECLLPLASIILIIGAGGGFKQILIDSGVGTAIASMSEEISLSPIVLAFLVAGLIRIATGSATVALTTAAGIVSPVVANMTGVNLELLVIATGAGSLMFSHVNDAGFWLVKEYMGLTVKETFKTWTVMETLLSFVAFGLVLIFDIFI
- a CDS encoding sugar kinase, with product MPKRIVAFGEVMMRLQVPGYELLSQANTLQYSFSGTGVNVASAMTKLGHDGYVVTKLPDNPLGDSAISALQRLGIGRNFISRGGKYMGMYFLENGFGQRASRVTYSNRLESSFNTATLSDYDMDMISESTDIIHFCGITLAMAENVRESMKALAGKVKERGGTVCFDCNYRPSLWEGGYADAKPHYEEMLSLADIVMMNEKDALYILGMKSESSTREEQLIELIPEVAKKFNIQSIAGTHRSINSDNSHTLRGYIYKEVTFYFSDILSFSVYDRIGSGDAYTSGILHGELLGFSPEKAVRFAAVSGMLACTVVGDTPLATEKEILSAMEGKMEDIKR
- a CDS encoding DgaE family pyridoxal phosphate-dependent ammonia lyase; this encodes MENSLNAKYGLKRVINASGRMSILGVSAPTDTVMDAMKKGGQNYVEISDLVDKSGQHIANLLHSEAAVVVNSASSGIALSVAAIVTEGNRRKSERLYQDLIQKNEIIMLKGHNVQYGAPVETMIYLGGGKLVEVGYANEGKAEHIADAINENTAAILYVKSHHAVQKNMISVEEAWEVAKKNSIPLIVDAAAEEDLKKYVQFSDLAIYSGSKAIEGPTSGIVAGRKKYIEWVKVQLHCIGRSMKVGKETTFGLLQALDEYFVKIDNSEKEKASLQVLTSLDSIDGVKVTIVQDEAGRAIYRARISIDPLITKTTAKEVNEQLRNGNIAIYTRDYGIRQGFFDIDPRPLQGDDINVIEAQLRTILGGKQG
- the dagF gene encoding 2-dehydro-3-deoxy-phosphogluconate aldolase, with protein sequence MTNINKRLLNDRVALNVLANSVENAVEVFEAAEGHVLVGVLSKDYPTVEAGVTAMKEYGEAIDEAVSIGLGAGDNRQAAVVAEIAKYYPGSHINQVFPAVGATRANLGDKDSWINSLVSPTGKVGYVNISTGPVSAGASETAIVPIKAAIALVRDMGGNALKYFPMKGLKHEDEYRAVAKACGEEGFALEPTGGIDLSNFETILEIALEAKVPKVIPHVYSSIIDEETGKTNGEDVRKLLAMTKKLVEKYA
- a CDS encoding GntR family transcriptional regulator, which encodes MNVNRKNGPMYLQIKEILKDRILHGVYAIDTNIPSEPLLEEEFNVSKVTVRNAIKELVQEGYVEKKSGKGTRVIANGSIVKLSKGKRFTELLVEEGHSILKKVLNISHVDLSSDSKLHSLFGDHCLSIERIYLLDNEPYIYFTHYVSLDLNQEEIEEVQINSLYRFLEDQNVKLEIFRDEFAVAIAPDHICETLKIENNSPVLKRIRISSDGDGNVKEYSEGYYNTAKQNYIVTYNEPVQ